One genomic window of Chloroflexota bacterium includes the following:
- a CDS encoding transposase, producing MERSQGRHMSAEEKLRVVEEGRGSGATISEVCRRHQIAYTQ from the coding sequence GTGGAGAGAAGTCAAGGTAGGCACATGAGTGCTGAAGAGAAGCTGAGGGTAGTGGAGGAGGGGAGGGGGTCGGGGGCCACGATAAGCGAGGTATGCCGACGCCATCAGATTGCCTACACCCAGT